The following is a genomic window from Synechococcus sp. JA-2-3B'a(2-13).
TTCTTATAGATCTATCATGCACCGGAACAAGACGTTTGGCCAGAGGGATCCCGAGGAAGCAGCGGTGGCGAGGGCGATGTTTATATCAAGCTGGGGCTAAAGGTGCCGGCAGGGTCGAAGTGCTGCTTCAGCTTGCGCATTAGGCTGGCAGCCGGGCCAAAGTCATGGGCAAGAGCCCTCTTCAGAGCTGGCGGCGCCTCCAGAAGCAGGAGAAATCCGCCTGCGGACTTGAGGTAGCGTTGCAGTTGCATTAGGGATCCCACTTCTGGCTGAACCAGCCAAGCCCGCCCTAGCCCACAGCCTCGGTGCAGTTGCACCTGAGCCCCAGGGAATAGGGTTTGAAACTGCTCCAATGTTGCCAAGCTCTGACTGGGCAGGCACCCGAACTTGGCCAGCACCGCCCCTGAGCCGGGTTGAGGCAGGGACAGAGAGCCGGGATTCACTTCCTGCAAAGTCAGCCCTGCAGGGGCCAGCCGCCGCGTTTGGGCCATCTGTTGGGCGATTGCTCGCTCCGATCCATGAAAGCTGAGCCAAACCTGGGATCCCTCTGCCCTTAGCCAGAGATCCACCCCCACAGGGTTAACCGGGCCGGTCAGCACCTGCTGACACAGGACCTCCAGCTCCGGCAAAGATCCTATGGCCAGCAAAGCAGACTGAGCTGCCGGCAACGGGTAAAGCCGTAGGCTCACCTGGGTCAAAATTCCTAGGCTGCCCAAGGATCCGGTGAACAGCTTCATCAGGTCATAGCCAGCAACATTCTTGACAACCCGCCCGCCCGCTTTGGCCACCTCCCCATCCGCCCGCACCCAGGCTATGCCCAGTAGCAAGTCGCGGATCCCGCCGTAACGCCAGCGCAGAGAACCCGTATCGGCAGTGGCGATAATGCCCCCCAGGGTAGCCCGCTCCGGATAGAGGGGATCCACCGGCCACCATTGCCCCCGCTCCGCCAAAATGGGTTGCAGTTCCGCCAAAGTCATACCGGCTTCCACCGTAACGGTGAGATCGGCGGCTGCATGGTCGATGAGCCGGCGTAAGCCACGTGTGCTGAGAACCAGATCCACCGGCTCCACAGAGTGGGCCCAGCCCCACTTGCTCCCCTGCCCCAGCGGCAGCACTTTCCGCCCTTGGCACTCCTTTAAGATTCCGGCCAATTCCGAGACCGTTGATGGAGTCTGGATCGGCAAGGGATCCCCTGGATCAGATAGCAAGGTCGCCAGTGAATGGGGAGAAGACATTGGGGAAAGCGAAGCAGAGAGTGACATCCTCCCGACGCTGACCCTACGGGTACAGCGCGGGCTTCCTAACCTCACGGTTAGGCATTCCTGCCCCACGCCACTTATCTAGGTCATAGACCCCCGACAGAACGACTTGGCAGGCTGTTTCCGTTCCCCAGAGTCCCTGGGCTACTACATTCTCTAGTCCACGATGCAAAACCATTTCTGCTGCTGCATGGTCACGATGAGTTCGATACCCACACTCAGGACAATGATGCTCCCTTGCTGTCAACGTTTTGCTGACAGTAGCAAAACATTTGGGACAGGTTTGGCTAGTCCCGTTGGAGTTGACTTTAGCGAAGTACACTCCACGTTTCCAGCACACCCATTCCAACAGAGACAGAAATTGTCCAAAGGCGGCATCAACACAACCTTTTCGCAGCATTCCCCGTGTCAAGCCTGTGACATTGAGGTCTTCTGCAAAGATGGTTTGCGCTTGGTCACAAAGCTTATGAGCCGTCTTCAGGTGGAAATCTTTACGACGGTTCGCAATCCGATGGTGCATTCTGGCAACTTTGATTTGTGCCTTCTCCCAGTTTCGTGACCCCTTCTGTTTTCGTGCCGCTCTGCGTTGCAGCAATTTCAGCTTGCGTTGCATCGACCTAAAAAACTTGGGTCGCTCCTGGAAGCTACCATCTGAAACCGTCAAAAACCGTTCCAATCCCAGATCAATCCCAATCGCACGACCGTGAACCGGAGCATCGGGAACCGATATGTCCGATTCGATGGTAACGACGACATACCATTGCGTCCCTCTTACCTTGGACAGTACCCTCACCTGCTTGACCTTGAACCCATCTGGGATAGGACGATGCAAGTTGATAGGCACTTTTCCTATCTTTGGTAGCTTGATACTGCTGCCGGAGATGGGATTGTCCTTGAACTGGGGAAACACAAAAGACTTAAATTGGCCTTGTTTCTTGAAACGGGGAAACCCATATCCCCGCTTCTGGAATGCCTCCCAAGTATCATGCAGCCTGCGAATCGTAGCCTGCAAGACCTGAGAATGCACCTTGGCCAAATGCGGGAATTGCTTCTTTGCTTTGGGTAGGTTATTTTGCTGACGATGATAAGACGGGAATGGCTCATCGGCAGGAATGATGTACTCCTTCTCCAGTGAGCATCTGTCTATGGGACACTTACGGGAAGCAATCCAGTCTTTGAGTTCGCGCAAAGCGTAGTTGTACACGCCTCTGCACGTCTCAAGCCACGACCGCAGCTTGGCCTGCTGCGCGGCATCTGGATAGATCCGGTAAGTGTAGTTCATGGTCAGCATAGTGGCAGTTTACCACAAGCTATAGCTGCTGGTAAATACTTGTCTTATCCCATCGAGAGAATCGACAAGTGCGGGGAGTCCATGTATCCCGACGCTGATGCTTTGCATACAGCGCGGGACTTATAGCTCCCCGCGCCCCTCCTTTGTTAAAGAGAGAAAACCTGTCCAAACCAGCCCAATTGCGGGGTTATCCCACCCTACCTCAGTCTGCGGGCAACAAGAACCTCTGTTTGGAGAGATGGCCCTCAACCAGAGCCGGCCTTCAGTGCAGTACCGCCCTTGCGCAGGTCTGCCGAAAATCTCGGAACCAAAGCTCTGTCTCGCCGCTGCTCACCCAGCAAGATCCTGAAGAGATCCATAAGTCTACACAACTTTCTTTCCCCCGCGAACTAGTATTTGATAGCGGTGGGAAGTCCGTGCACAGCGGATCGGGCTCCATAGGCAAAAATTTTGTAAGCCCTGTAAGCAATGTAAACAAAAACAAAAAACGGCAACAGTAGAAAACGTAGTCTGCAAACGCTGTGGGCGGATTGTCTGCTAGGGTAGATGCTCTCTGTATTGGGGAAAAGCAGTCGTGAGTGCGATTAGCAACATCATCTTGGTGGGTATGGGGATCCTCCTGACCCTGGCAAGCCTTTGGTACGGGCAAAACCACCATCTGCTTCCCGAATCTGCTGCCGAATCAGCCCCCTTGTTCGACAGCCTCTTTAACAGCACCATGACCATTGCCACAGGGATCTTTTTGGTGGTACAGGGAGTGCTTCTCTACTGTATTGTCCGCTACCGCAAGCGGCGAGGCGACAAAGGCGACGGGGATCCCAATCACGGCAATGTGCTGTTGGAGATCGTGTGGACGGCGGTGCCGGCGGTGATCATTCTTTGGTTGGGCTTGGCCAGTATAGATGTCTATCAGGCTGTTTACGGGGGCACCGATGTGGGCGGCCATATCCACACGGCCATGGTGATGGAGTCTTCCCACGAAGCTGAGGCGGGGGATCCCGGCTACGCTTATACCCCTGTAGTGCTACCCGGGAAGGAAATGGGCCAGCCGGATCTGGTCGTTCAGGTGCAGGGCATGCAGTACGCTTGGCTGTTCACCTATCCGGAGTCCGGCCTGGTGGCCAGCGAGCTGCACCTTCCTCTGAACAAGCGGGTGCGCTTGGATATGACGGCTCTGGATGTGAACCATGCCTTCTGGGTGCCGCAGTTTCGCCTCAAGCAGGATGTGATCCCGGGCCGAGAGACCCACCTGGAGTTTGTGCCCACTCAACTGGGGCAGTACCCCATCATCTGCGCAGAGCTGTGCGGCCCCTATCATGGGGTGATGGCAGGGCAATTGTTTGTGGATACGCCGGAAGACTTCGAGCGCTGGCAGCAGGAGCAAGTTTTGGCCGCCCGTGGCGAGGGCAGCACCTTGGCCCTCGTTTCAGATTTCTCGCCAGTCCATCCCTCTCCTCGGCCAGGCTCCCCTGAGGCCGAGTCTGCCTTTGCCCATGTCCACCACCAGCGTTTGGGCGTCTCCCCCTCAGATTTGAAGTCTCTCCAGTCCCATTCTGGATCCCTTCCTTCCGCAGGCTAGCTGGGATCCCTGACGCCCCTTTGGCCTGCGCTTGTGGGAACAACATTCTGCCAACGCGATATAGGAGCTTTTGTGCAATGACCCAGCTGCAAGACAGCCCAAGACTTGTTGCTGCACCGAAGGTTGAACTTGAACTTCCTGCTGAGCCTTGGTGGCGCTTCTTTACCTTCTCCACCGATCACAAGGTCATCGGGATCCAGTACTTGGTGACCACCTTTTTCTTCTACTTGGTGGGAGGGGCGCTGGCGACGGCAGTACGGGCAGAGCTGGCTACTCCAGAGGCCGACTTTCTCGGCTTTGAGCGGTACAACGGTGCCTTTACCCTGCACGCCACGATCATGATCTTTTTGTGGATCGTGCCTGCTTTGGTGGGGGGCTTTGGCAACTACCTGGTACCGCTGATGATCGGGGCGCGGGATATGGCCTTCCCCAAGCTGAATGCAGTGGCCTTTTGGCTGGTTCCGCCCACAGGGATCCTGCTTTTGGCCAGCCTGTTCATAGAGGCTCCGGCTGCCGGCTGGACTTCCTACCCCCCCCTCAGCTTGATCAGCGGCAAGGTGGGGGAAGAACTCTGGATCCTGAGCATTTTGTTGGCAGGAACCTCTTCCATCCTGGCGGCGGTTAACTTCATCACCACCATTCTGAAGATGCGCATGCCCGGCATGAAGATGGAAGACATGCCGCTGTTTTGCTGGGCCATGCTGGCAGCATCTATTCTTACCCTCATTGCAACACCGGTTTTGGCTGGTGCGTTGATCTTGCTCAGCTTTGACCTGTTGGCGGGTACGGCCTTTTTCAACCCCAGCGGCGGCGGGGATCCGGTGGTGTACCAGCACATGTTCTGGTTCTACTCCCACCCGGCGGTGTACATCATGATCTTGCCGGTCTTTGGCATGATCTCGGAGATTTTGCCGGTGCATGCCCGCAAGCCCATCTTTGCTTACAAAGCCATTGCCTATTCCAGCTTGGCCATCTGCTTTTTGGGGTTGATCGTCTGGGCGCACCACATGTTCACCAGCGGCACCCCTGACTGGATGCGGGTGTTCTTCATGATCGCCACCATGGCCATTGCCGTTCCCACTGGGATCAAGGTGTTTAGCTGGCTGGCCACTTTGTGGGGCGGCAAAATCCACTTCCGCTCGGCCATGCTGTTTGGCATGGGTTTTGTCTCGATGTTCGTGATCGGCGGCTTGAGCGGGATTATCCTCGCCTCGGTGCCTCTGGATATCCACGTTCACGACACCTACTTTGTGGTGGCCCACCTACACTACGTGTTGTTTGGCGGCAGCGTCTTTGGGATCTATGCCGGCATCTACCACTGGTTCCCCAAGATGACGGGGCGCATGTTGAATGAGTTTTGGGGGCGGGTACATTTTGTGCTGACCTTCGTCGGCTTCAACATCTGCTTTCTGCCGATGCACAAGCTGGGCCTGATGGGGATGCCCCGCCGGGTGGCCCAGTACGATCCCCAATTTGCCGACCTCAACTGGATCAGCTCGGTGGGGGCCTTTGTTCTGGCCATTTCCACCCTGCCCTTTTTGGTTAACGCCATCTACTCCTGGGTGGCCGGGCCAAAAGCTGGGGATAATCCTTGGCAGGCCCTGACACTGGAGTGGACAACTTCTTCTCCCCCGCCCCATCACAACTTTTATGGGGATCCCATTTTGCTGACCGGCCCCTATGACTACGGTTTGCACAGCAAGGAGACGCTGGACTACTTTGCTGCTCAGTTGCAAACCTTGCGGGAGCTGGCGCTGGCAGAAGCGGAGCCTACTTCTTCTTAGCAGGCCGGATGCCCGGTGGGCGGCTGATCCCCTGCTCACTGGGTATTCCAGTCTTGGCTGGGCTGCTTGTACAGCCTCAAGAAGTCTCAGGAATTCAGGAATTTAGGTGGAAAGGAATATGCAAGGATCCCTTGCCTCTGAAACGCTGATGGTTGGCCACTCAAGGGCCCACACTGCCCACGCTGAGCACCCAGATCATCGCGTCTTTGGCATCTTGATGTTTTTGGTGGCAGAAGGCTGTCTTTTCCTAGGGCTGTTCATGGCCTACCTGGCCTACAGCCTCACCGCTCCTGTCTGGCCGCCGGAGGGAACCCCAGAGCGGGAATTGCTCTTGCCCGGGATCAACACGGTGATTTTGCTCTCCAGCAGCTTCGTCATTCACAAAGCTGGGTCGGCCATCAAGGCCGATGATGTCAGGGGTCTGCGGCTGTGGTTTGCCCTCACAGCGCTGATGGGGGCGGTTTTCCTGGCAGGGCAACTCTATGAGTACAGCAACCTGGAGTTTGGCCTCACCACCAATTTGTTTGCCAGCACCTTCTATGTTTTAACGGGGTTTCATGGTCTCCACGTGATGGCAGGGTTGCTGTTTATTCTGGCAGTGCTCTGGCGCTCCTTTAAACCCGGCCACTACAGCGCTCAACATCATTTTGGCGTCGAAGCTGCCGAGATCTACTGGCACTTTGTGGATGGGGTTTGGATCGTGTTGTTTATTCTGCTCTACTTGCTCTGAGCTCGGCCTTCACCCAATATAGCCACGATTTGGATCAGCGCTTCTTGAAAGGCATCTCGTTCCGGCTGTCCTTGCTTGAGGTTGTATTCCAATTGCAAAAGCTGCTGCATTGCTTTCAGTAAAGCTGTGGTCTTCAGGGATCCCACCTCTTTTTGCAGAAAGTAAACCCGATTGGGATTCCCGATTTCTGCTTTCTGGGCGATGACCTTGGGATCCCGTTCTCCCTGATCCAGCAGCAGCCGCACCCATAGCCAGGTGCGAAATTGGCCCACCAACACCGCCAGAACCTTCAGAGCCGGCTCGTTGTGATCCAGCAGATGGGTCAAGATGCGTAGGGCTTGTTCCAGATTCCCTTTGCGCAGGGATCCCGCCAATTGAAAGCTGTTGTAGGCGCTGGCGGGAACTAACGCCTCGACTTGTTCAGGAGAAATGGGATCCTGTTGACCTGCCGTAAACAGGGCCAGCTTTTCCAATTCCATCGCCAAGCGACGGGAGTCATTGCCCACCGCCTCGGCCAATTTCTGGGCGGCTGCCGGGCTGAGGGCCAGATCCCGTTGTTCAGCTTCCCGCTGCACCTGCTGGAGAATGCCCTCCTCATCCCAAGGGGCCAGTTGCGAAAACTCGCGGACAATGGCCGTTTTTTTGAGGATTTTGGTGGATTTCAGGCGCCCATCCGGTTTGCTGCTGGTGGTCAAGAGCAAATGGGTGGTGGGGGGCAACTGGGCCAGTGTGCGCTCCACTTCTTCCCACAGATCTTCCGAGCAATGGTGGGTGAGCGTCGTCTCTTCCAGCCAAACCAAGCGGGCGGTGGATCCCAGCGGCGGGGTCATGGCTTGGTTGAGCCCGGCAATCGTGGATTCCGGCGGCAGGCGATCGTAGTTAAAAGCAGCCCAGTGGGGATCCAGCACTTGGTCGCGCAACTGCTGCACCGCCTGCATCAGGCGATAGGTGTCATCTCCCCAGTACAGGTAAACGGGCACGCTTCGACCGAGTGATTTACGAGATGCTTTTCCCCTACTTCCTCCATTTTGCGTAGGTCAGTTCCCCTTGTCTAAGCGGTTTGGCCGGGATCCCTGCTCAACTTGGTGGAGGGAGTCAGTCCAAGTAAACTACCCGACACCCGCGCTACGCGCAGGGTGCGGGCTTTATCCCAATCCCTAGCGGCCCCAGAGGACAGCTAAGTTTCGGAATTTCAGGCGAGTTTACAGTCGCCCCAAGGAGAGAGATTACTTGAGCAGCGTTATGGTCAGCATCCCCTTCCCACCCACAATGTCCACACTTGAACGACTTGCCATTGCGGTAGGATTTACCCCGCTCAGGGTGGATGTGCAGGCATTTGTGGCAGGTCTGACTGGTGTAGGCAGGCGGCACCAGCACCACAGGCACTCCAGCAATGGCAGCCTTGTAGGCTACAAACATCCTGAGCTGGTAGAACGCCCAGTTGTTAGTCCTGCGCCGCTCAGCCTTACTTCGAGACTTCTGATTCAGGCAATCTCTGATGCCTGTCAAGTCTTCAAAAGCCAGTGCCGCACCAATAGCCTGGGCATCCCTGACCAAGGTTTTGCTGATGTTGTGGTTCAGCCATGTCTGGTAGCGCCGTTCTCTCCCAGAGAGCCTTCTCAGCAGTCTCCTAGAGCTGCGAGTGCGTTTGGATTGAACCTTGGCGCGTACACGGCTGAACCGGTCACGGACGGCCTGGATGTGCTCTCCACTCCAAGAGCGTCCGTTGCTAGCGGTGGCGATATCCCGCCTGCCCAAGTCAACTCCGATCACCTTTGGAGTTTTGCCAGTCGGGGGAGTATCCAATTCAACAGCAATGTTGATGTAGTAGTCCCCTTGCTTGGTCTTGGACAGGGTTGCGCTTGTCGGCTTCTGGCCTCGCAGAAGCGCTATCTGGTAGCCACCGATCTTGAGCTTGAGCCAAACCCGTCCGCTCATCAGGGTCACGCCCACGGCTTGGTCGGACTCTCGGTACTTAAAAGTACGCGCGTCCAAAGTCAGACTGGTGGGGCGGAACTTGTGGACTTGCTTCACCGCCTTAGCATTGCTAATCACCCGACGGAGCGCCTGACAGACGTGGTTGGCTTTCAGCCCCGTTGCTGCCCTTACCGGCCGATAGACCAAGTGGTGCAGCTTGGCGGTGTTCCAGCAGTTCTTTTGTTTGGCGGTGTCGAGAATCTGGTTGCAAGCATTCGCAAAGCCCTGCAAAGTGCGGTCAATTTCTTGACGCAACTCTTGTGGGACTATCAGCTTGCAACGTACAGAGACAGTCTGGCTCATGGGCCTATTGTAGTTCATCCAGACTTGACCAGCAAACCTATATGGAGGAGGGCTTTCCTCCCGACACCAAGCCTGCGGCTATGGTGCGGGCCTCCAGCCCGAAAATTTGGTGAAGATACCGAGCCCAGCTTGACTCAAGTTGTTTAAGAATAGGTCAAGTACTCGCCCTGTCTGGCGAAAACAAAGGCATCTTTACATAACTTTCATAATCCAGAAGTCTCCGCAGCTCAAAAAGTTCTGTATTCCCACTGAAGAGGTTTCGTAGACCTTCTCCTACAGTTGAATTAAGAGCAGAGACTGCAGGGTTAAAGATTATGGATGGCATTGGCGAGTTTGAGTTTAAGGTGCAAATCTTAGCCCGTTGCATGGGATCCGCCCTGGGTCTGGGCCGTCCTACTCGTATTCAGATTCACTATTCCAACTCCAATTCCCAGAACGCAGTTAGAGCCAAGGAAGGTTGGTCTGGATCCCGCTTAGGCGATCAAATCCCTTCTCCTAATGCCGAAGGTGAAAGAGGATCTCAAGGTCAAGTGTTAGCCTGTGTTGCCTGAAGAATCTTTTGAGAATCGGTCTGTGGTAGGTCAGGAGATCTTCGATTGCGGCAATCCAACATTTGATTGAAGATTGAGATAGAGCTTTTTGTAGTTTTTCCTGCTGTTCTTCTTTGCTTTTTACAGAGACTTGTTCTTAAGATTGAAAACCTAACTTTGATAACTCTTCGGTGCGTTTTGTCTTGTAGAGTCTTGTGAGTCAGCCGGTTCTTTGTTTTTGTTGAGGGGTACTTTGTCCGGCTGGCGCGATAAGAAGTTGCGCTCTTCTTCGTTGTCTCTTTGCCTCTGGGGATATAAGCTAGAACTTCGTCCCACCGACACAATCGGAAGGTGACTTGGGGCGTATGAACTTGTGCCCAACAGGCTCCGGAGGGTTATGGAACGAGCAACGCAACTGTGGCAGGGTTTTCTGCTGCGCGACTTTCCCATCAAG
Proteins encoded in this region:
- a CDS encoding FAD-binding oxidoreductase, with protein sequence MLSDPGDPLPIQTPSTVSELAGILKECQGRKVLPLGQGSKWGWAHSVEPVDLVLSTRGLRRLIDHAAADLTVTVEAGMTLAELQPILAERGQWWPVDPLYPERATLGGIIATADTGSLRWRYGGIRDLLLGIAWVRADGEVAKAGGRVVKNVAGYDLMKLFTGSLGSLGILTQVSLRLYPLPAAQSALLAIGSLPELEVLCQQVLTGPVNPVGVDLWLRAEGSQVWLSFHGSERAIAQQMAQTRRLAPAGLTLQEVNPGSLSLPQPGSGAVLAKFGCLPSQSLATLEQFQTLFPGAQVQLHRGCGLGRAWLVQPEVGSLMQLQRYLKSAGGFLLLLEAPPALKRALAHDFGPAASLMRKLKQHFDPAGTFSPSLI
- a CDS encoding RNA-guided endonuclease InsQ/TnpB family protein, giving the protein MNYTYRIYPDAAQQAKLRSWLETCRGVYNYALRELKDWIASRKCPIDRCSLEKEYIIPADEPFPSYHRQQNNLPKAKKQFPHLAKVHSQVLQATIRRLHDTWEAFQKRGYGFPRFKKQGQFKSFVFPQFKDNPISGSSIKLPKIGKVPINLHRPIPDGFKVKQVRVLSKVRGTQWYVVVTIESDISVPDAPVHGRAIGIDLGLERFLTVSDGSFQERPKFFRSMQRKLKLLQRRAARKQKGSRNWEKAQIKVARMHHRIANRRKDFHLKTAHKLCDQAQTIFAEDLNVTGLTRGMLRKGCVDAAFGQFLSLLEWVCWKRGVYFAKVNSNGTSQTCPKCFATVSKTLTAREHHCPECGYRTHRDHAAAEMVLHRGLENVVAQGLWGTETACQVVLSGVYDLDKWRGAGMPNREVRKPALYP
- a CDS encoding cytochrome c oxidase subunit II, whose amino-acid sequence is MSAISNIILVGMGILLTLASLWYGQNHHLLPESAAESAPLFDSLFNSTMTIATGIFLVVQGVLLYCIVRYRKRRGDKGDGDPNHGNVLLEIVWTAVPAVIILWLGLASIDVYQAVYGGTDVGGHIHTAMVMESSHEAEAGDPGYAYTPVVLPGKEMGQPDLVVQVQGMQYAWLFTYPESGLVASELHLPLNKRVRLDMTALDVNHAFWVPQFRLKQDVIPGRETHLEFVPTQLGQYPIICAELCGPYHGVMAGQLFVDTPEDFERWQQEQVLAARGEGSTLALVSDFSPVHPSPRPGSPEAESAFAHVHHQRLGVSPSDLKSLQSHSGSLPSAG
- the ctaD gene encoding cytochrome c oxidase subunit I, which encodes MTQLQDSPRLVAAPKVELELPAEPWWRFFTFSTDHKVIGIQYLVTTFFFYLVGGALATAVRAELATPEADFLGFERYNGAFTLHATIMIFLWIVPALVGGFGNYLVPLMIGARDMAFPKLNAVAFWLVPPTGILLLASLFIEAPAAGWTSYPPLSLISGKVGEELWILSILLAGTSSILAAVNFITTILKMRMPGMKMEDMPLFCWAMLAASILTLIATPVLAGALILLSFDLLAGTAFFNPSGGGDPVVYQHMFWFYSHPAVYIMILPVFGMISEILPVHARKPIFAYKAIAYSSLAICFLGLIVWAHHMFTSGTPDWMRVFFMIATMAIAVPTGIKVFSWLATLWGGKIHFRSAMLFGMGFVSMFVIGGLSGIILASVPLDIHVHDTYFVVAHLHYVLFGGSVFGIYAGIYHWFPKMTGRMLNEFWGRVHFVLTFVGFNICFLPMHKLGLMGMPRRVAQYDPQFADLNWISSVGAFVLAISTLPFLVNAIYSWVAGPKAGDNPWQALTLEWTTSSPPPHHNFYGDPILLTGPYDYGLHSKETLDYFAAQLQTLRELALAEAEPTSS
- a CDS encoding cytochrome c oxidase subunit 3, whose product is MQGSLASETLMVGHSRAHTAHAEHPDHRVFGILMFLVAEGCLFLGLFMAYLAYSLTAPVWPPEGTPERELLLPGINTVILLSSSFVIHKAGSAIKADDVRGLRLWFALTALMGAVFLAGQLYEYSNLEFGLTTNLFASTFYVLTGFHGLHVMAGLLFILAVLWRSFKPGHYSAQHHFGVEAAEIYWHFVDGVWIVLFILLYLL
- the holA gene encoding DNA polymerase III subunit delta, encoding MPVYLYWGDDTYRLMQAVQQLRDQVLDPHWAAFNYDRLPPESTIAGLNQAMTPPLGSTARLVWLEETTLTHHCSEDLWEEVERTLAQLPPTTHLLLTTSSKPDGRLKSTKILKKTAIVREFSQLAPWDEEGILQQVQREAEQRDLALSPAAAQKLAEAVGNDSRRLAMELEKLALFTAGQQDPISPEQVEALVPASAYNSFQLAGSLRKGNLEQALRILTHLLDHNEPALKVLAVLVGQFRTWLWVRLLLDQGERDPKVIAQKAEIGNPNRVYFLQKEVGSLKTTALLKAMQQLLQLEYNLKQGQPERDAFQEALIQIVAILGEGRAQSK
- a CDS encoding RNA-guided endonuclease InsQ/TnpB family protein — translated: MSQTVSVRCKLIVPQELRQEIDRTLQGFANACNQILDTAKQKNCWNTAKLHHLVYRPVRAATGLKANHVCQALRRVISNAKAVKQVHKFRPTSLTLDARTFKYRESDQAVGVTLMSGRVWLKLKIGGYQIALLRGQKPTSATLSKTKQGDYYINIAVELDTPPTGKTPKVIGVDLGRRDIATASNGRSWSGEHIQAVRDRFSRVRAKVQSKRTRSSRRLLRRLSGRERRYQTWLNHNISKTLVRDAQAIGAALAFEDLTGIRDCLNQKSRSKAERRRTNNWAFYQLRMFVAYKAAIAGVPVVLVPPAYTSQTCHKCLHIHPERGKSYRNGKSFKCGHCGWEGDADHNAAQVISLLGATVNSPEIPKLSCPLGPLGIGIKPAPCA